Proteins encoded within one genomic window of Gadus macrocephalus chromosome 18, ASM3116895v1:
- the mrpl10 gene encoding large ribosomal subunit protein uL10m, whose amino-acid sequence MAATLCGTLLAKSGWLPLTQCGRVRHMSKSVTRHKRPMHIIKQKLMAVTEYIPPKRLAAGAYPSQNKKVEVESGLVLLLKKEVKKVFQDCKMIAVVQNNASNSEDMLTLRHRLHKHSLTVKFFPNQVMRSFLKDGEFCNMAPLFIGSTVLIVSTQGKVKEMLSTLRGSPQMVLLGACVDGTLLSAQGVQHYSKLPSVSVVQGELVSGLTLLSSRTASLLQHHPARLSALLQQYVSQQGAPAAEPRPQESEGVAEQS is encoded by the exons GATGGCTGCCACTGACGCAGTGTGGCCGGGTTCGACACATGTCCAAATCAGTGACCCGCCACAAGAGGCCCATGCACATTATAAAACAGAAGCTAATGGCTGTTACAGAATACATTCCTCCTAAACGGCTAGCAGCAGGCGCGTATCCATCCCAAAACAAAAAGGTGGAAGTG GAAAGCGGTCTGGTGTTGCTCTTGAAGAAGGAAGTGAAGAAGGTATTCCAGGACTGCAAGATGATTGCGGTGGTCCAGAACAACGCCAGCAACTCTGAGGACATGTTGACCCTGAGGCACCGGCTTCACAAGCACAGCCTCACCGTCAAGTTCTTCCCAAACCAG GTTATGAGGTCCTTCCTGAAGGACGGCGAGTTCTGCAACATGGCTCCTCTGTTCATCGGGTCAACGGTGCTGATCGTCAGTACACAGGGCAAGGTGAAAGAGATGCTGTCCACTCTGAGGGGCAGCCCACAGATGGTGCTGCTGG GCGCCTGCGTGGACGGCACCCTGCTGAGCGCCCAGGGCGTGCAGCACTACTCCAAGCTGCCCTCGGTCAGCGTGGTGCAGGGGGAGCTGGTCAGCGGCCTGACCCTGCTGTCGTCCCGCACGGCCTCCCTGCTCCAGCACCACCCGGCCCGCCTGTCGGCGCTGCTCCAGCAGTACgtcagccagcagggggcgccggCGGCGGAGCCACGCCCCCAGGAGTCAGAGGGAGTGGCGGAGCAGTCCTAG